One window of the Ananas comosus cultivar F153 linkage group 21, ASM154086v1, whole genome shotgun sequence genome contains the following:
- the LOC109726272 gene encoding probable F-box protein At1g60180 produces MALGSARSIEELHPDVVALALRRLDGAALAAASCASARLRELASDPALWRDLCLATWPSLRHPGLLSAAAAASPRRLFSDASPFPVPKPSSPPLLLGPAPPPPRELISAVDLYRGGAPLLSRVVATDASSPWFLGSPFRIDALDRKSPPPPPAAAAACPAAELELSWILIDPARGRAVNLSSRRPVAVGRHWYTGETLIRYATVAGEFLIEATVTLGEETGHVREVSLRVGDADGAAVCGGDSLVILRGLMEGERRRRRSGGGEEEEEAKRRYDEFVKRKRNRKAAEARKELLLDFCCSAVGAAVFLAIVLTALLR; encoded by the coding sequence ATGGCGCTCGGATCCGCGAGGAGCATCGAGGAGCTCCACCCGGACGTGGTGGCGCTCGCGCTCCGGCGACTCGACGGGGCGGCGCTCGCGGCGGCGAGCTGCGCCTCGGCGCGGCTCCGCGAGCTAGCCTCCGACCCCGCGCTGTGGCGCGACCTCTGCCTCGCCACGTGGCCCTCCCTCCGCCACCCCGgcctcctctccgccgccgccgccgcctcgccccgCCGCCTCTTCTCCGACGCGTCCCCGTTCCCCGTCCCCAAACCCTCGTCGCCGCCGCTCCTCCTCGGACccgccccccctcccccccgcGAGCTCATCTCCGCCGTCGATCTCTACCGCGGGGGCGCCCCGCTCCTCTCCCGCGTCGTCGCCACCGACGCCTCCTCCCCCTGGTTCCTCGGCTCCCCCTTCCGCATCGACGCCCTCGACCGCAagtccccgccgccgcctccggcggcggcggcggcgtgccCGGCGGCGGAGCTGGAGCTGAGCTGGATCCTGATCGACCCGGCGCGGGGGCGCGCGGTGAACCTCTCGAGCCGCCGCCCCGTCGCCGTGGGCCGCCACTGGTACACGGGCGAAACCCTAATCCGGTACGCGACCGTGGCGGGGGAGTTCCTCATAGAGGCGACGGTCACGCTCGGGGAGGAGACGGGGCACGTGCGCGAGGTGAGCCTCCGCGTGGGGGACGCGGACGGGGCCGCGGTGTGCGGCGGGGACAGTTTGGTGATTCTGAGGGGTTTAatggagggggagaggaggaggaggaggagcggaggaggagaagaggaggaggaggcgaagcGGCGATACGACGAGTTCGTGAAGCGGAAGCGGAATCGAAAAGCCGCGGAGGCGCGAAAAGAGCTTCTCCTCGACTTTTGCTGCAGCGCGGTTGGGGCCGCGGTTTTTTTGGCCATCGTGTTAACCGCGCTTCTCAGGTGA
- the LOC109726196 gene encoding glycine-rich RNA-binding protein 4, mitochondrial-like yields MAAFREAWRLLRVGSTRLPLLRNPNPNPRPLLPFQLVSSRGIAHKLFVGGLSFYTTEDGLSEAFSQCGQVIEATIIMDKATERSKGFGFVTFASEDEAQKALTEMNGKVLNGRVIFVDNAKAKPTYDNARPIARGPPEPNRGN; encoded by the exons ATGGCGGCTTTCCGAGAGGCGTGGCGCCTGTTGCGCGTCGGGAGCACTCGTCTCCCCCTcctccgaaaccctaaccctaaccctagacctCTTCTCCCCTTCCAACTCGTCTCCTCCAGAGGCATCGCCCACAAGCTCTTCGTCGGAG GGCTCTCATTCTACACAACCGAAGATGGCTTATCTGAAGCTTTCTCACAGTGCGGCCAAGTGATTGAAG CCACAATAATCATGGATAAAGCTACTGAGAGGTCAAAAGGATTTGGCTTTGTGACATTTGCGTCAGAGGATGAAGCCCAAAAAGCGCTTACCGAAATGAATGGCAAG GTGTTAAATGGACGAGTAATTTTTGTTGACAATGCAAAAGCCAAGCCAACATACGATAATGCTCGACCAATTGCAAGAGGCCCGCCTGAGCCAAATAGGGGTAACTGA